One Nitrosomonas sp. PY1 DNA window includes the following coding sequences:
- a CDS encoding cbb3-type cytochrome c oxidase subunit I produces the protein MKYDSQGLAFPYFIAALALFLVQILAGLLAGTVYVFPNFLSEAVPFHIFRMIHTNALLVWLLLGYFGASYFLIPEESEREIHSPKLAWLQLGIFVFAALAAVGSYLLGIHEGREFLEQPFLVKVLMVIAFLIFIYNVTMTVLKGRKTVVSVVLLLGLWGAAIFFMFAFYNPDNLAVDKLYWWWVVHVWVEGVWELIMAAMLAFLLIKLTGVDREVIEKWLYVIVGFSLFSGLLGTGHHYYWIGAPEYWHWIGLIFSFLEVVPFFAMMLWAFYLVKKSGRDHPNKAAILWSLGCPVMAFIGAGLLGLMHSFPSINFYTHGTQLTAAHGHLAFYGAYVMLNLAFFTYALPALRKLQPFNQTLNIWSFWLMNAAMIGITFALVFAGILQTHLQRVLEMGYMKVQSQIELFYWLRLGAGVFFIIGALMFIYSALGPAREQALTSKHTH, from the coding sequence ATGAAATATGATTCACAGGGGCTTGCCTTCCCCTATTTTATAGCTGCTCTTGCTTTATTCCTGGTTCAGATTTTGGCTGGTTTGTTGGCTGGTACTGTTTACGTATTTCCAAATTTTCTTTCGGAAGCCGTACCTTTTCACATTTTCCGGATGATTCATACCAATGCGCTGCTGGTTTGGTTGTTGCTCGGTTATTTTGGCGCCAGTTATTTTTTGATTCCGGAAGAAAGTGAACGGGAAATTCATAGCCCTAAACTGGCGTGGTTGCAACTGGGCATTTTTGTTTTTGCGGCGTTAGCTGCGGTAGGTAGTTATCTTTTGGGCATTCACGAAGGACGGGAATTTCTGGAGCAGCCTTTCTTGGTCAAAGTCTTAATGGTTATTGCTTTTTTGATATTCATTTATAATGTCACCATGACTGTGCTCAAAGGACGCAAAACGGTCGTGTCTGTTGTGTTGTTATTGGGTTTATGGGGTGCGGCAATTTTCTTTATGTTTGCGTTTTATAACCCCGATAATCTTGCTGTCGATAAACTGTATTGGTGGTGGGTCGTGCATGTATGGGTGGAAGGCGTATGGGAACTCATTATGGCAGCCATGTTGGCATTTTTGCTGATCAAATTAACTGGCGTTGATCGCGAAGTGATTGAAAAATGGTTGTATGTCATTGTCGGTTTTTCATTGTTTAGTGGTTTGCTTGGAACGGGCCATCATTACTACTGGATCGGTGCGCCAGAATACTGGCACTGGATTGGTCTTATATTTTCTTTTTTAGAAGTTGTTCCATTTTTTGCCATGATGTTATGGGCTTTTTACTTAGTCAAGAAAAGTGGCCGAGATCATCCTAACAAAGCAGCTATTCTCTGGAGCTTGGGTTGTCCGGTCATGGCTTTCATTGGCGCTGGACTGCTTGGCCTCATGCACAGCTTTCCATCGATTAATTTCTATACGCATGGCACACAACTGACGGCTGCACATGGCCATCTGGCTTTTTATGGTGCTTATGTGATGCTGAATTTGGCGTTCTTCACTTATGCGCTACCTGCGTTGCGCAAACTACAGCCCTTCAATCAAACCTTGAATATTTGGAGCTTCTGGCTTATGAATGCCGCCATGATCGGTATTACGTTTGCATTGGTATTCGCGGGTATCCTGCAAACGCATTTGCAGCGTGTGCTGGAGATGGGATACATGAAAGTACAATCGCAAATCGAATTATTTTACTGGCTACGTTTGGGGGCTGGAGTGTTTTTTATCATTGGTGCACTGATGTTTATTTATTCGGCGTTAGGCCCAGCACGTGAACAGGCCTTGACATCGAAGCACACACATTAA
- a CDS encoding CbbQ/NirQ/NorQ/GpvN family protein: MIDHRIVQKTVGAAYDPQITEIPFYRPIGHECALFETAYREGLPLLIKGPTGCGKTRFVTHMAARLGRPLHTVSCHDDLTAADLTGRYLLQGGETKWVDGPLTRAVREGGICYLDEIVEARKDVTVVLHPLTDDRRILPLERSGELLKAPHQFMLVVSYNPGYQNILKSLKPSTRQRFISISFDFPPPAIEAQIIATESGLPESQCISLAALAQRLRALKDVDLEEVVSTRLLIYCATLLKNGLNPYQAAEAALVEPLCDDPEVKQGLLELIDATFGR, from the coding sequence ATGATCGATCACAGAATCGTTCAAAAGACTGTTGGCGCTGCATATGATCCGCAGATAACAGAGATTCCATTTTACCGACCAATTGGTCATGAATGCGCATTGTTTGAAACTGCCTATCGAGAAGGCTTACCGCTGTTGATTAAAGGACCAACCGGTTGTGGTAAAACTCGATTTGTTACGCACATGGCTGCTCGCCTAGGGCGGCCATTACATACAGTTTCTTGCCACGATGATTTGACAGCGGCGGATTTGACAGGGCGTTACTTGCTGCAAGGCGGTGAAACAAAATGGGTTGATGGACCATTGACTCGCGCTGTCCGAGAAGGTGGTATCTGTTATCTGGATGAGATCGTAGAAGCACGTAAAGATGTGACGGTTGTGCTGCATCCATTGACAGATGACCGACGGATTTTACCTTTGGAACGGTCTGGCGAATTACTGAAAGCTCCGCATCAATTCATGTTGGTAGTATCTTACAACCCAGGCTATCAGAACATTCTGAAATCCCTAAAGCCTAGTACACGCCAGCGCTTCATTTCTATTAGCTTTGACTTTCCCCCACCTGCTATCGAGGCTCAAATCATCGCCACGGAAAGTGGCTTACCCGAATCACAGTGTATTTCCCTCGCTGCACTGGCCCAACGGTTGCGCGCATTGAAAGATGTTGATCTGGAAGAGGTTGTATCTACACGGTTGTTGATCTACTGCGCTACGTTATTGAAGAATGGCCTCAATCCCTATCAAGCTGCTGAAGCGGCACTAGTAGAACCATTGTGCGACGACCCGGAAGTGAAACAAGGATTGTTGGAGTTAATTGACGCGACGTTTGGTCGATAA
- a CDS encoding nitric oxide reductase activation protein NorD — protein sequence MKWLEFTELEEQVGHLWHRMIGKSPSYQRYPEAAVSLDNVRVALGVFFRGMGGAPGVGIIAGAQQSSEHRLMLRQRLGMMQESIAPIECNAERMLLPETLDYFSDNDLNRQHYFWLAVFFATANDLNCSSSLKRSDLLQADLAFLHQAYWISTHTNQRYPRLAQSYRRLCIAIKESRPQRSLTAQEQAVENVIQVMLGAQPYMDTLGSIFLQAIQQPVPDFTQWHATRNYRTFLPVPLWGKISAHLKSENAKPDDLDDHSAHSAETNEKQRNKKSRWEKQDQSTRDDPLLLNRFEKLMSWSEMVNVNRAVQDDEEDTAKDAAEKLEEITLSPNEQRVATRLKFDLDLSPGDVDPAILISELVYPEWDFRRKQYHAQQCRIIFQHATESAEQWEPDLQAKKRFRKIRRQFEALRPKRERLHRQLDGTELDMDALVRARCDLHATGNSSDRIYLDTRQQSRDLSVAILMDVSLSTDSWIGGRRILDIEKEALITLATGLATCRDTFAIYTFTSRKRDYVRVTEVKNFTEAFDARLLRRIAALRPGYYTRMGAALRHTSKLLKHRTERHRLLLLLTDGKPNDLDYYEGRYGVEDTRQAIIEARHAGLSVFGITIDHKAQDYFPYLFGRGGYTIVARPDRLSHVLPVIYQQLIQ from the coding sequence ATGAAATGGCTTGAATTTACCGAACTGGAGGAACAGGTCGGTCACTTATGGCACCGCATGATTGGTAAATCTCCTAGCTATCAGCGCTATCCGGAGGCGGCTGTGTCATTGGATAACGTGCGCGTTGCACTCGGTGTTTTTTTTCGTGGAATGGGCGGCGCACCAGGTGTGGGTATTATTGCAGGAGCGCAGCAATCGTCAGAACATCGACTGATGCTGCGTCAACGTCTCGGTATGATGCAAGAATCAATTGCTCCGATTGAATGCAACGCAGAGCGCATGCTGCTTCCAGAAACACTCGATTATTTTTCAGACAATGACTTAAATCGACAACATTATTTTTGGCTCGCTGTGTTTTTCGCTACAGCGAACGACTTGAACTGTTCGTCGTCGTTAAAGCGCTCTGATCTTTTGCAAGCCGATCTTGCTTTTTTGCACCAGGCTTACTGGATAAGTACCCATACTAATCAGCGTTATCCAAGGTTGGCTCAAAGCTACCGCAGGCTTTGTATCGCCATCAAGGAGTCACGGCCTCAGCGTTCACTGACAGCACAAGAGCAAGCTGTCGAGAACGTAATTCAGGTAATGTTGGGAGCGCAACCATACATGGATACATTAGGAAGTATTTTTTTACAAGCTATCCAACAGCCAGTGCCCGATTTTACACAATGGCATGCTACTAGAAATTATCGTACCTTTTTACCGGTGCCGCTATGGGGGAAAATAAGTGCTCATCTAAAGTCTGAAAATGCTAAGCCGGATGATTTGGATGATCATTCAGCACATAGTGCCGAGACCAATGAAAAACAGCGCAATAAAAAAAGCCGCTGGGAAAAACAAGATCAAAGTACGCGCGATGACCCGTTGTTATTGAATCGTTTCGAGAAATTGATGAGTTGGTCCGAAATGGTCAATGTTAATCGAGCGGTACAGGACGATGAAGAGGATACCGCTAAAGATGCCGCGGAAAAACTGGAAGAAATTACGCTAAGTCCTAATGAGCAGCGTGTTGCTACTCGATTGAAGTTTGATTTGGATCTCTCGCCAGGCGATGTCGATCCGGCGATATTAATTTCCGAACTGGTTTATCCGGAATGGGATTTCAGGCGTAAACAGTATCATGCCCAACAATGTCGGATTATCTTTCAGCACGCAACTGAAAGTGCTGAACAGTGGGAACCCGATCTTCAGGCGAAAAAGCGTTTTCGCAAAATTCGCCGTCAATTTGAGGCGCTACGGCCAAAACGTGAAAGGCTTCATCGTCAATTGGATGGCACTGAGCTCGATATGGATGCTTTAGTACGTGCAAGATGTGATCTGCATGCAACCGGTAATAGTTCGGACCGAATCTACCTTGATACACGGCAGCAGTCTCGTGATTTGAGCGTTGCCATTCTGATGGATGTTTCCTTATCCACAGATAGTTGGATTGGTGGTAGGCGGATTCTTGATATTGAAAAAGAGGCATTAATCACGCTTGCGACAGGACTTGCCACTTGTCGCGATACATTCGCCATTTACACGTTTACGTCACGCAAGCGGGATTATGTGCGTGTCACTGAAGTGAAAAATTTTACTGAGGCATTTGATGCTCGCTTACTTCGGCGTATCGCAGCATTACGCCCAGGGTATTACACACGTATGGGTGCAGCTTTGCGACATACCAGCAAACTTCTCAAACATCGTACTGAACGGCATCGCCTGCTCCTGCTCCTGACCGATGGCAAGCCGAACGATCTCGATTATTACGAAGGTCGTTATGGTGTTGAAGATACCCGACAAGCTATTATTGAGGCTCGTCATGCAGGCTTGTCCGTGTTTGGGATTACGATAGACCACAAAGCACAGGATTATTTTCCTTATTTGTTTGGTAGGGGTGGCTATACGATTGTGGCTCGACCAGACCGACTCTCTCATGTGTTGCCTGTAATCTATCAGCAATTAATCCAATAA
- a CDS encoding cytochrome c, translating to MAEYLTKSAARNIFYGGSIFFLVAFTVLTIHSHFYMVNTATDESTLTESVARGKHVWERHSCINCHSLLGEGAYFAPELGNVWVRYGGKQSPEGARLGLKAWMRAQPTRIEGRRQMPQFNLSEQELDDLIDFLEWTSRINTLGWPPNVSG from the coding sequence ATGGCCGAATATTTAACCAAATCAGCCGCACGTAATATTTTCTACGGTGGCTCTATTTTTTTTCTAGTAGCTTTCACAGTTTTAACCATTCACAGTCATTTTTACATGGTTAATACGGCGACTGATGAATCTACGCTGACAGAGTCGGTTGCGCGAGGTAAGCATGTATGGGAGCGTCATTCTTGTATTAATTGCCATTCTTTACTTGGGGAAGGCGCTTATTTTGCTCCCGAATTGGGTAATGTTTGGGTTCGCTACGGCGGCAAGCAGAGCCCGGAAGGGGCTCGATTAGGACTTAAGGCATGGATGCGCGCACAGCCGACCCGTATTGAAGGACGGCGACAAATGCCCCAGTTTAATTTAAGCGAGCAGGAACTGGATGATTTGATAGATTTTCTCGAATGGACGAGTCGTATCAATACCCTTGGCTGGCCACCCAATGTTTCTGGTTAA